One genomic segment of bacterium includes these proteins:
- a CDS encoding SRPBCC family protein has product MPFVEKEIEIHAPFEKVFQIAKNVEEYSQFMPSIKSVRVLEEEGNRRITEWIGRVEELGRTITWKEEDVWDQERGECRFRSLEGDFNKYEGIWLFQKKGDTTLVSLRIEYEMHIPLIGALLQGLIRRKVEESASDMLEGLKERCELEEV; this is encoded by the coding sequence ATGCCATTCGTTGAGAAGGAGATAGAGATTCATGCTCCCTTTGAGAAGGTCTTCCAAATAGCGAAGAATGTGGAGGAGTATTCTCAATTTATGCCCAGCATAAAGTCCGTTCGTGTCTTGGAGGAGGAAGGAAACAGGAGGATAACGGAGTGGATAGGGAGGGTTGAAGAGCTTGGCAGAACTATCACTTGGAAAGAGGAGGATGTTTGGGATCAGGAGCGTGGTGAATGCCGATTCAGGAGCTTGGAGGGAGATTTCAACAAGTATGAGGGGATATGGCTTTTCCAAAAGAAGGGAGATACGACTCTTGTTTCCCTTAGAATAGAATACGAGATGCATATACCTTTAATCGGTGCTCTCTTACAGGGCTTGATAAGGCGGAAGGTTGAGGAGAGCGCTAGCGATATGCTGGAAGGTTTGAAGGAGAGGTGCGAGCTTGAGGAAGTATGA
- a CDS encoding NAD(P)/FAD-dependent oxidoreductase: MRKYDVIIVGAGPAGIFSAFEISRGNSFKVLVIEKGEDISKRVCPAIERGDCLRCKPCNLLSGWGGAGAFSDGKLTLSPDVGGWLSEVIGERELSEVINYVDDIFLQFGAPSQVYGADEAVLREWQRKANLAEMKLLPNKIRHIGTEKAREILRDMRGALKSVEVATGETVRRLIVENGEVKGVETEKGEVFYAPYVIVAPGRVGAEWLVEECKRLGIPLKSNPVDVGVRVEVPAVVMEPLTSTLYEPKLIFYSKRFDDKVRTFCVCPNGEVVREYNNGVSIVNGHSYADRPTENTNFAILVSTSFTEPFKDPIAYGKYIASLANLLSGGIMVQRLGDLEAGRRSTFRRLEKGLVSPTLKDAVPGDLSFVLPYRYISDIMEMLFALDRLIPGVASRHTLLYGVEVKFYSSRIAVSSVMETPIRNLFAVGDGAGITRSLVQASASGVIAGREVLRRLRAGSVVAREGEP; the protein is encoded by the coding sequence TTGAGGAAGTATGATGTGATAATCGTTGGGGCGGGACCAGCGGGGATATTCTCCGCATTTGAGATAAGCAGGGGGAACAGCTTCAAGGTTCTTGTAATTGAGAAGGGGGAAGACATAAGCAAGCGTGTTTGCCCTGCCATAGAGAGAGGGGATTGCTTACGATGTAAGCCCTGCAATCTATTGAGCGGATGGGGAGGGGCGGGTGCTTTTTCTGATGGTAAGCTGACGCTATCGCCTGATGTCGGCGGTTGGCTGAGCGAGGTTATCGGTGAAAGGGAGCTCAGCGAGGTCATAAATTATGTTGATGATATATTCCTTCAATTTGGTGCTCCCAGTCAGGTTTATGGAGCGGATGAGGCGGTTTTGAGGGAGTGGCAGAGGAAAGCTAACCTTGCGGAGATGAAGCTTCTCCCCAACAAGATAAGGCATATAGGGACGGAAAAGGCGAGGGAAATCCTAAGGGATATGAGAGGGGCACTGAAATCAGTTGAGGTTGCGACGGGGGAAACAGTGAGGAGGTTAATTGTGGAGAATGGGGAAGTGAAGGGAGTGGAGACGGAGAAGGGAGAGGTTTTCTATGCTCCCTATGTGATAGTTGCGCCAGGGAGGGTTGGCGCTGAATGGCTTGTGGAGGAATGCAAGAGATTGGGTATTCCCTTGAAATCCAATCCGGTTGATGTTGGGGTGAGGGTTGAGGTGCCAGCGGTGGTGATGGAGCCTTTGACTTCAACTCTATATGAGCCGAAGCTAATCTTTTATTCAAAGAGGTTTGATGATAAGGTAAGGACATTCTGCGTCTGCCCCAATGGCGAGGTGGTGAGGGAGTATAATAATGGGGTTTCAATAGTCAATGGGCATTCCTACGCGGATAGACCCACGGAGAACACTAACTTTGCCATTTTGGTTTCCACTTCCTTCACCGAGCCCTTCAAGGACCCTATTGCCTATGGCAAGTATATAGCCTCTTTGGCGAATCTCCTTTCTGGAGGGATAATGGTGCAGAGGTTGGGCGATTTGGAGGCGGGGAGGCGTTCAACATTTAGGAGGCTTGAAAAGGGATTGGTGAGCCCAACTTTGAAGGATGCGGTTCCGGGAGACCTTTCATTCGTTCTGCCATATAGGTATATATCGGATATTATGGAGATGCTTTTCGCTTTGGATAGGTTGATTCCCGGGGTGGCGTCGCGCCATACGCTATTATATGGAGTGGAAGTGAAGTTTTACTCCTCAAGGATAGCGGTATCGTCTGTGATGGAGACGCCGATAAGGAATTTATTTGCTGTTGGTGATGGGGCGGGGATAACGAGGAGTTTGGTGCAAGCATCAGCTTCTGGTGTGATAGCGGGTAGGGAGGTATTGAGGAGGTTGAGGGCTGGGTCAGTTGTTGCAAGAGAAGGAGAGCCTTAA
- a CDS encoding FMN-binding glutamate synthase family protein, which yields MPWYNENFHSTTGTALRARDQAPLSGMCPICIKECPVLCEISKSAFRGREVLYPSPEYFGDSTAASNKDYYLDWSHLQIMVDVRGAKGIEPDPDKAIFPNVDVSTVVGGVPHKVPVLIAALGSTAVAKRNWDSLAIGAAISGVIQTVGENVCGMDPESKYENGKVVDSPDMRYRVETYRKFWDGKHGDIVVQTNVEDIRAGVDLYVIKELGVNIIERKWGQGAKAIGGEVRLYSLEDALRLKRRGYVVIPDPEDKGVQEAFKMGVFKTFERHSRVGMPEERSFVEDIEWLRQQGAKKVFLKTGAYNPAVVAFTLKCASMAKIDLVTFDGGGGGTGMSPVPMMQECSTPTLYLIAQVLEGLQILKKKGKYVPDIAFAGGFVNETQIFKAIALSNFGDGPFIKAISMARAPITAAMKATYFAEALKDGKVPTSFIQQYGSSPETWFITYEELKEKYGDAVGKEIPWGAVGVYTYFSERLKVGLQQLLAGCRKFRLDLIDRSDLASLTERARDVLGIPMCHEYDREAFEAILDF from the coding sequence ATGCCTTGGTATAACGAGAATTTCCACTCAACCACGGGCACTGCCCTGCGGGCAAGAGACCAAGCTCCCCTAAGCGGGATGTGCCCCATCTGCATCAAGGAGTGCCCTGTCCTCTGTGAGATCAGCAAGTCCGCCTTCCGAGGTAGGGAGGTCCTCTATCCCAGCCCTGAATACTTTGGGGATAGCACCGCCGCATCTAACAAGGATTATTACCTTGACTGGTCTCATCTCCAAATTATGGTAGATGTGAGAGGTGCGAAAGGGATAGAGCCTGACCCCGACAAAGCCATCTTCCCCAATGTGGATGTCTCAACGGTTGTCGGTGGCGTGCCTCATAAAGTGCCCGTCCTTATTGCAGCTCTTGGCTCAACTGCTGTCGCTAAGAGGAATTGGGACAGCCTCGCTATCGGAGCCGCTATCTCTGGCGTAATCCAGACCGTAGGAGAGAATGTTTGCGGTATGGACCCCGAGTCAAAGTATGAGAACGGCAAGGTTGTAGATTCCCCTGATATGAGGTACAGGGTGGAGACATATAGGAAGTTCTGGGATGGCAAGCACGGCGATATAGTAGTGCAGACGAATGTTGAGGATATTAGAGCGGGAGTTGACCTATATGTCATAAAGGAGCTCGGGGTGAACATAATTGAGAGGAAATGGGGGCAGGGTGCGAAGGCGATTGGAGGAGAGGTTAGGCTTTACAGCTTAGAGGATGCGCTTAGGTTGAAGAGGAGAGGCTATGTCGTCATTCCAGACCCCGAAGACAAGGGCGTGCAGGAAGCGTTTAAAATGGGCGTCTTCAAGACATTTGAACGCCACAGCAGAGTGGGAATGCCCGAAGAGCGCTCATTCGTTGAGGATATTGAATGGTTGCGCCAACAGGGAGCGAAGAAGGTATTTCTGAAGACGGGTGCCTACAATCCTGCCGTCGTTGCCTTCACTCTCAAGTGCGCCTCAATGGCTAAGATTGACCTCGTGACCTTTGATGGCGGTGGAGGCGGGACGGGAATGAGCCCAGTTCCAATGATGCAGGAATGCTCCACACCCACTCTCTATCTCATTGCTCAAGTGCTTGAGGGATTGCAAATCCTGAAGAAGAAGGGCAAATATGTTCCCGACATAGCCTTCGCTGGTGGATTCGTGAACGAGACGCAGATATTCAAGGCTATCGCTTTGAGCAATTTCGGAGATGGTCCCTTCATAAAGGCTATATCTATGGCTCGCGCACCCATTACCGCCGCTATGAAGGCGACCTACTTCGCTGAAGCATTGAAGGATGGCAAGGTGCCTACGAGCTTCATTCAGCAGTACGGTTCCTCGCCTGAGACTTGGTTCATCACCTATGAAGAGCTGAAGGAGAAGTATGGCGATGCTGTTGGGAAGGAGATACCTTGGGGAGCTGTAGGTGTATACACCTATTTCTCCGAGAGGTTGAAGGTAGGGCTTCAGCAGTTGCTTGCGGGATGCAGGAAGTTCAGGTTGGATTTGATAGACCGCAGTGACCTTGCATCCTTGACCGAGCGGGCGAGGGATGTGTTGGGCATACCGATGTGCCACGAATACGATAGGGAGGCATTTGAGGCTATATTAGATTTTTAG
- a CDS encoding PFL family protein encodes MPISPQEILETIRMIRMEHLDIRTVTMGISLLDVKGDSIEALAENIYKKITGKAKNLKATVEEVSSKYDIPIANTRITVTPIALIARANEEDDLFPIAEALDRAGKDLGIDYIGGFGALVHKGCTPCDIALMNSIPKALAKLERVCSSVNVASTKSGLNMEAILLMAEKLKETAELSAERDSVACAKLVIYCNAPEDNPFMAGGFHGVGEGESAINVAISGPGTVRSALSRLKDASFNELTEEIKRTAFKITRVGELVGREISAKLGVPFGIVDLSLAPTPEEGDSIADILQAMGLEECGAPGSLAAIALLTDAVKKGGLFASSSVGGMSGTFIPLSEDAGMARAAERGSLSLEKLQAMTAVCSVGLDMVAIPGDTPVETIAGIIADEMAIGMMNNKTVGVRIIPVIGKKAGEWVDFGGLLGKAPIIPVSSFRSDAFVRRKGRIQAPVTSFTN; translated from the coding sequence ATGCCCATTTCACCACAGGAAATATTGGAAACCATCCGAATGATTCGGATGGAACATCTGGATATCCGCACAGTAACGATGGGGATAAGTCTTTTGGATGTAAAGGGGGATTCCATTGAGGCGCTCGCGGAGAATATCTACAAGAAAATAACGGGAAAAGCGAAAAATTTGAAAGCCACTGTAGAGGAAGTGTCAAGCAAATACGATATCCCCATCGCCAATACACGGATAACTGTCACGCCAATCGCCCTCATAGCTCGAGCTAATGAGGAAGATGACCTTTTCCCCATAGCTGAAGCTCTTGATAGAGCAGGCAAGGATTTGGGGATTGATTACATAGGCGGCTTCGGCGCCCTCGTGCATAAGGGATGCACGCCCTGCGACATCGCTTTGATGAACAGCATCCCAAAGGCTCTCGCCAAATTGGAAAGGGTCTGCTCCTCCGTGAATGTAGCCTCCACGAAAAGCGGTTTGAATATGGAGGCTATCCTTCTGATGGCGGAGAAGCTTAAGGAAACCGCCGAGCTATCCGCCGAGCGAGATTCTGTCGCCTGTGCCAAGCTCGTAATCTACTGCAATGCCCCCGAGGACAATCCCTTTATGGCTGGTGGATTCCACGGAGTTGGGGAGGGAGAATCGGCGATAAATGTCGCTATATCTGGACCGGGAACGGTTAGGTCCGCCCTCTCCAGATTGAAGGACGCCAGCTTCAACGAGCTCACGGAGGAAATCAAGAGAACCGCTTTCAAGATAACGAGAGTGGGAGAGCTGGTGGGAAGGGAGATATCCGCCAAATTGGGCGTTCCCTTCGGGATAGTTGACCTCTCCCTCGCCCCTACACCCGAGGAAGGGGATAGCATAGCGGATATCCTCCAAGCAATGGGCTTGGAGGAATGCGGAGCCCCTGGCTCCCTTGCCGCCATCGCCCTCCTCACCGATGCAGTGAAGAAGGGAGGGCTCTTCGCCTCCTCCTCCGTTGGAGGGATGTCGGGCACCTTCATTCCATTGTCTGAGGACGCGGGAATGGCGAGGGCAGCAGAGAGGGGAAGCTTGAGTTTAGAGAAATTGCAAGCTATGACAGCCGTTTGCTCCGTTGGCTTGGATATGGTAGCCATTCCCGGCGATACACCGGTTGAGACAATCGCCGGCATAATCGCCGATGAAATGGCTATCGGAATGATGAATAACAAAACCGTGGGAGTGAGGATAATCCCCGTAATAGGAAAGAAGGCTGGGGAATGGGTGGATTTCGGTGGGCTCCTCGGAAAAGCACCCATTATTCCCGTCAGCTCTTTCCGCTCGGATGCTTTCGTCAGGAGAAAGGGGAGAATTCAAGCTCCCGTTACAAGCTTCACTAATTAA
- a CDS encoding ACT domain-containing protein, which yields MERAVVTVIGKDRVGIVANISSILAKHNVNILDISQTIMQDLFAMIMLVDISQADVDLSTLRGEIEAKAKEMGLQAIVQHENIFNYMHRI from the coding sequence ATGGAAAGAGCGGTCGTAACGGTAATAGGTAAGGACAGGGTCGGAATCGTCGCAAATATCTCCTCAATCCTCGCTAAGCATAATGTCAACATCCTTGATATCAGCCAAACGATTATGCAGGACCTATTTGCGATGATAATGCTGGTGGATATCTCCCAAGCCGATGTAGACCTCTCAACCCTGAGGGGGGAGATTGAAGCTAAAGCGAAGGAGATGGGGCTTCAAGCCATCGTTCAACACGAGAACATCTTCAATTATATGCATAGAATTTAG
- a CDS encoding nitroreductase family protein, giving the protein MFFQRRSIRKYEKKEIPWEDLAKILEAARSAPSAANRQPWHFVVVREPDRKLALSRACHGQTWMADADCIICGIGLPEVSEKWYMVDVAIAMQNLVLAATALGYGTCWIGAFDEDAVKEVLEIPANLKVIALTPLGVPAEKPAQRPRKPFHEVFSLDKFGNPLHLKDL; this is encoded by the coding sequence ATCTTCTTCCAGAGAAGGAGCATAAGGAAGTACGAGAAAAAAGAGATACCTTGGGAGGACTTGGCAAAGATATTGGAAGCGGCAAGGTCGGCTCCCTCGGCAGCGAATCGGCAGCCTTGGCACTTCGTAGTTGTAAGGGAGCCTGATAGGAAGCTTGCTTTGAGCCGTGCCTGCCACGGGCAGACCTGGATGGCTGATGCGGATTGTATCATCTGCGGAATCGGTCTCCCCGAGGTGAGCGAAAAGTGGTATATGGTTGATGTAGCCATTGCTATGCAGAATCTCGTCCTCGCCGCAACAGCTCTTGGTTATGGGACTTGTTGGATAGGCGCATTTGATGAAGACGCGGTAAAAGAGGTTCTGGAAATTCCCGCTAATCTGAAGGTCATCGCCCTAACACCCCTTGGGGTACCAGCGGAGAAGCCAGCTCAAAGACCGAGGAAGCCCTTCCACGAGGTCTTCTCCCTTGATAAATTCGGCAATCCCCTCCATTTAAAGGACCTATAA
- a CDS encoding DUF1844 domain-containing protein, with protein MAEEKEVQLPNIWEILKAFIITLSENAWRWMGLVVNPITNKPEKDMEQARVAIDCIDILVQKLEGKLGWEEIKSFKELLANLQMNFVQQTLKEGGEQSEQQS; from the coding sequence ATGGCAGAGGAAAAAGAAGTCCAGCTTCCCAACATTTGGGAGATTTTGAAAGCTTTTATTATAACGCTCTCCGAAAACGCTTGGCGCTGGATGGGTTTAGTAGTTAACCCTATAACAAACAAGCCCGAAAAGGATATGGAACAAGCGAGGGTAGCGATAGACTGCATTGATATTTTAGTGCAGAAGCTGGAGGGAAAGTTGGGTTGGGAGGAGATAAAGAGCTTCAAGGAACTGCTGGCGAATCTCCAAATGAATTTCGTTCAACAAACTCTAAAAGAAGGAGGAGAGCAAAGTGAGCAACAGTCTTGA
- a CDS encoding TatD family hydrolase — protein MVDTHCHLSHPDFKGIEQEVIKRAFDAGVRWLVIVGYDIPSSQKALQMNHYRFPVAVGIHPHDTAHLREIDFKRIESLSESEEVRAIGETGLDFYRFLSPRNKQVESFIFHLDLAKRKSLPVIVHSRGAVKEVLSILKEFPDLKVVLHCFEGTKGELIEAIDRGYYIGVAGNITYPRSSMLDTLKYLPVDRLLLETDSPYLAPQPHRGKTNEPAFLIHIAEKLASLLNLPLEYIKECSLYNAENLFKRCR, from the coding sequence ATGGTTGATACGCACTGCCACCTCTCACATCCCGACTTTAAAGGAATAGAACAGGAGGTCATTAAAAGAGCATTTGATGCCGGCGTGCGCTGGCTCGTCATCGTCGGCTATGATATCCCCTCAAGCCAAAAAGCCCTCCAAATGAATCACTACCGCTTCCCCGTAGCAGTGGGAATCCATCCCCACGATACCGCTCACCTCAGGGAAATAGATTTTAAAAGAATTGAATCCCTTAGCGAATCTGAAGAGGTCCGCGCCATCGGGGAAACCGGCTTGGATTTCTATCGCTTCCTCTCCCCTCGCAATAAACAGGTGGAATCCTTTATCTTTCACCTTGACCTCGCAAAACGCAAATCCCTACCAGTCATTGTCCACTCCCGTGGAGCAGTTAAGGAAGTGCTCTCCATCTTGAAGGAATTTCCCGATTTGAAAGTCGTCCTTCACTGCTTTGAGGGAACGAAAGGAGAGCTTATAGAAGCTATTGATAGGGGTTATTATATCGGGGTAGCGGGAAATATCACCTATCCTCGCTCCTCAATGCTGGATACGCTGAAATATCTCCCCGTGGATAGGTTACTTTTGGAGACCGATTCCCCCTACCTCGCCCCTCAACCTCATAGAGGGAAAACGAACGAGCCTGCTTTTCTTATACATATCGCTGAGAAACTTGCCTCTCTTCTCAATCTTCCATTAGAATATATAAAGGAATGCTCACTTTACAATGCAGAAAATCTATTCAAGAGGTGCAGATGA
- a CDS encoding B12-binding domain-containing radical SAM protein, which translates to MRLYLVHPDPNYYERKELKERKSLFPPLGLLQVAGLTPPDIDIKLTDEAIEDIDFEYPADLVGISFNTASAIRAFEIAKEFKKRGVKVVMGGAHPSMMPEECAQYADAVCIGEAECYWTRLLEDAKKGNLQKFYRCEGFPSLQGIPFPRRDLLDPKKYAVFYTVQTTRGCPYNCEFCSVTRFFGRTYRTRPVEEVVKEVEQLEGKIIIFVDDNILGNPNYAKELFKALIPLRKIWLSQGSINMTKDEELLRLAVRSGCRGLFIGFESISEDALREAGKKHNIVEEYRSAIRRLHDAGIAIIGAFIFGFDSDDKDVFKRTVDFVYREKIDLPQFSILTPLPGTALYERMEKEGRIFSKDWSKYTGNHCVFYPKNMTPEELEAGLEWAYKEMCNFLPLLRRTISFSRRLPVSFLLNYYYYKTVKDWLKRKR; encoded by the coding sequence ATGAGGCTTTACCTCGTTCATCCTGACCCAAATTATTATGAGAGGAAAGAATTAAAGGAAAGGAAATCCCTCTTTCCTCCCCTGGGTCTTTTGCAGGTAGCAGGATTGACCCCGCCTGATATTGATATAAAGCTTACTGACGAAGCCATTGAGGATATAGATTTTGAATATCCCGCCGACTTAGTGGGGATAAGCTTCAATACAGCCTCCGCTATAAGAGCCTTTGAAATAGCGAAGGAATTCAAAAAGAGGGGTGTTAAAGTTGTGATGGGAGGAGCACATCCTTCAATGATGCCGGAGGAATGCGCCCAATATGCAGATGCTGTTTGCATAGGCGAGGCGGAATGCTATTGGACGAGGCTATTGGAAGATGCCAAAAAAGGAAACCTCCAAAAGTTCTATCGTTGTGAGGGATTCCCTTCCCTTCAGGGTATCCCTTTTCCACGAAGAGACCTCTTAGACCCCAAAAAATACGCGGTGTTTTATACTGTCCAAACCACACGAGGTTGCCCCTATAACTGCGAATTTTGCTCCGTTACTCGCTTTTTCGGAAGAACTTATCGCACACGTCCAGTTGAAGAAGTGGTAAAGGAAGTGGAACAATTAGAAGGGAAAATCATTATATTCGTTGATGATAATATCCTCGGAAACCCAAATTATGCAAAGGAGCTCTTCAAAGCTCTCATTCCCTTAAGGAAAATCTGGCTCTCCCAAGGCTCAATAAATATGACCAAGGATGAGGAGCTTCTGCGTTTAGCTGTTCGTTCTGGATGCAGGGGATTGTTCATCGGATTTGAGAGCATCTCTGAAGATGCTTTAAGGGAAGCGGGGAAGAAGCACAATATCGTTGAGGAATATAGAAGCGCTATAAGGAGATTACACGATGCGGGAATAGCGATAATTGGCGCCTTCATCTTCGGTTTTGATAGCGACGATAAAGATGTATTCAAGCGGACTGTGGATTTCGTCTACCGCGAAAAAATAGACCTTCCCCAATTTTCCATCCTAACCCCATTGCCAGGAACAGCTCTATACGAGAGGATGGAAAAAGAGGGAAGGATATTTTCTAAGGATTGGTCAAAATACACGGGAAACCACTGCGTGTTTTACCCAAAGAATATGACGCCGGAGGAATTGGAGGCAGGTTTGGAGTGGGCTTATAAGGAGATGTGCAATTTCTTGCCCCTCCTCAGACGCACCATTTCCTTTTCCCGTCGCTTACCCGTGTCTTTTCTTCTTAACTATTACTACTATAAAACCGTCAAGGATTGGCTGAAGAGAAAGAGATAG